Proteins encoded in a region of the Triticum dicoccoides isolate Atlit2015 ecotype Zavitan chromosome 3A, WEW_v2.0, whole genome shotgun sequence genome:
- the LOC119273241 gene encoding calphotin-like, whose amino-acid sequence MRNGQPVEVSIAPTVEAGRDRRRGENEEGWSAEAIEDEAATSNEKDIEEINVEDDGCVAIPDAPVGVVTMEDDSIISADAPAIEKDDIGTFVPAPVANEDAGATFLAAPVAGDDGSASFVAAPAAKEDELVSIASAPLAGEIEGITMSVAPVADEIDVATFPAAPVAKEEESETAALVDAPVAEEVNVAAFPSAPVAKEQETETAALVNAPAAEEVGVASFPAASVTKEQGSETAALVDAPVVEEVGVAALPAAPVAKEQESETAALVDPPVAEQVDVASFPAAPVTKEQQSETAALDAPVAEDVDVASFPAAPVTKEQESETAALVDAPVAKDEQTVTAALVDAPVAKADGSAATAEAAPVVTREQEEDAVTVDAPAPTTANEDEIATGAAAPATNVDESPAFPTKPVPEVEVPEAAEQPTPSLNNDDLRSEPELPAPTVVKEAAVEANDETEQTKEATATEEEVVTVEEVDVVPQEVESVSREPEQEETSAATLRDDDGESDGKKGTDVKETAIRAEEKGGEDKLTVEEEKKDGEEQEPAVAPVESSSS is encoded by the exons AGGATGACGGTTGTGTCGCCATCCCGGATGCCCCCGTGGGCGTAGTCACCATGGAGGATGACAGTATCATCTCAGCCGATGCTCCGGCGATAGAGAAGGACGATATTGGCACGTTTGTGCCTGCTCCGGTGGCCAACGAAGATGCCGGTGCCACCTTCCTGGCTGCCCCGGTGGCCGGTGATGATGGCAGTGCTTCCTTCGTTGCTGCGCCGGCGGCCAAGGAGGACGAACTTGTATCCATCGCGTCTGCTCCGTTGGCGGGGGAGATTGAGGGTATCACCATGTCGGTTGCTCCGGTTGCCGACGAGATTGATGTTGCCACCTTCCCGGCCGCTCcggtggccaaggaggaggaaaGTGAAACTGCCGCCTTGGTGGATGCTCCGGTCGCCGAGGAGGTTAACGTCGCCGCCTTCCCATCCGCTCCGGTGGCCAAGGAGCAGGAAACTGAAACTGCCGCCCTCGTGAATGCTCCGGCCGCCGAGGAGGTTGGCGTTGCCTCCTTCCCGGCCGCTTCGGTGACCAAAGAGCAAGGAAGTGAAACTGCCGCCCTCGTGGATGCTCCGGTCGTCGAGGAGGTTGGCGTTGCCGCCCTCCCGGCCGCTCCGGTGGCCAAGGAGCAGGAAAGTGAAACTGCCGCCCTGGTGGATCCTCCGGTCGCCGAGCAGGTTGACGTTGCCTCCTTCCCGGCCGCTCCGGTGACCAAGGAGCAGCAAAGTGAAACTGCCGCCCTGGATGCTCCCGTCGCCGAGGACGTTGACGTTGCCTCCTTCCCGGCCGCTCCGGTGACCAAGGAGCAGGAAAGTGAAACTGCCGCCTTGGTGGATGCGCCGGTCGCCAAGGATGAGCAAACTGTAACTGCCGCCTTGGTGGACGCCCCGGTGGCCAAGGCAGATGGAAGTGCAGCCACCGCCGAGGCTGCGCCGGTGGTCACGCGGGAGCAAGAAGAAGATGCCGTCACCGTAGACGCCCCTGCCCCGACGACGGCCAACGAGGACGAAATTGCCACCGGGGCGGCTGCTCCTGCAACCAACGTGGACGAAAGCCCCGCATTCCCCACCAAGCCGGTGCCGGAGGTGGAGGTGCCAGAGGCGGCAGAGCAACCCACGCCTTCCTTGAACAACGACGATCTGAGAAGCGAGCCAGAGCTGCCGGCGCCTACTGTCGTCAAAGAGGCCGCAGTCGAAGCCAATGATGAGACCGAGCAAACTAAGGAGGCAACGGCGACCGAGGAGGAGGTGGTCACCGTCGAGGAGGTCGACGTCGTGCCGCAAGAGGTCGAGAGCGTCTCCCGGGAGCCGGAACAGGAGGAGACATCCGCGGCCactttgagagacgatgatg GGGAATCGGACGGAAAAAAAGGCACTGATGTGAAGGAGACCGCAATAAGGGCAGAGGAAAAGGGAGGGGAGGATAAGCTGACCGTCGAGGAAGAGAAGAAGGACGGCGAAGAACAAGAACCAGCCGTCGCTCCGGTCGAGTCATCGTCTAGTTGA